The Paenibacillus tianjinensis genome has a window encoding:
- a CDS encoding Crp/Fnr family transcriptional regulator → MKQLLQQYMSRLTSLSEAEQQAILDEILVETYSKGTVLLRQGEVPGKCYFVLKGCVRQHAVDVAGREVTSNFYTEEQAISIFNAHKADKSSDYTLTCLEDSVLVVGPLDTEQEMYAKHTQLEMMTRRMIEESFGQVQEEFAAFIASTPEERLKALLHQRPGLISRVPQHQLASYLGMTPESLSRIKKRIYREHAELEL, encoded by the coding sequence ATGAAGCAGCTATTGCAGCAATATATGAGCCGGCTGACCTCTTTGAGTGAGGCAGAGCAGCAAGCCATATTGGATGAAATCCTGGTGGAAACTTACTCTAAAGGAACGGTTCTGCTGAGACAGGGAGAGGTCCCGGGCAAATGTTATTTTGTCCTTAAGGGATGCGTACGGCAGCATGCCGTTGACGTTGCGGGCCGGGAAGTGACTTCCAACTTCTATACCGAAGAGCAGGCGATCTCCATCTTTAATGCGCATAAAGCGGATAAATCGTCGGATTACACGCTGACCTGTCTGGAGGACTCGGTGCTTGTCGTCGGCCCGCTGGATACGGAGCAGGAGATGTATGCCAAACACACACAGCTGGAGATGATGACCCGCCGGATGATTGAGGAGAGCTTCGGGCAGGTACAGGAGGAGTTTGCTGCTTTTATTGCTTCTACGCCTGAAGAACGCCTGAAGGCTCTGCTTCATCAAAGACCGGGGCTCATCAGCCGTGTTCCCCAGCATCAATTGGCGAGCTATCTTGGAATGACGCCGGAGTCGCTGAGCCGGATCAAGAAGCGGATTTACCGGGAACACGCGGAGCTGGAACTCTGA
- a CDS encoding DinB family protein has protein sequence MVTTKEALQRFEETAAYYLQELDQFSLDQLKQTPSDNGWSIGQMFQHLINSALYMQLRNVDQCLVQAQELQGDSVEKTEAGAAIFAQGSFPPIRVQVPPSPEYTPKQPENKEQLIEGLHTVIRRMKEIEPALAEASRQNTVPHPRFGGLSAEEWFLLVEMHYRHHLLQLGRLKQELISETA, from the coding sequence ATGGTTACAACCAAGGAAGCCTTACAACGATTTGAAGAAACAGCAGCATATTATCTGCAGGAGCTGGATCAATTCAGTCTGGATCAGCTGAAGCAAACGCCAAGTGACAACGGATGGTCCATCGGACAGATGTTTCAGCATCTCATTAATTCGGCGCTGTATATGCAGCTTCGCAATGTGGATCAATGCCTGGTACAGGCTCAAGAGCTACAGGGAGATTCAGTGGAAAAAACCGAGGCCGGTGCGGCTATTTTTGCCCAAGGCAGTTTTCCGCCCATCCGGGTTCAGGTTCCGCCTTCCCCGGAATATACGCCGAAGCAGCCGGAGAACAAGGAGCAGCTGATTGAAGGATTACACACGGTCATCCGGAGGATGAAGGAGATTGAACCTGCGCTCGCAGAAGCTTCACGGCAAAATACAGTGCCTCATCCGCGGTTCGGCGGGCTGAGTGCGGAGGAATGGTTCCTGCTTGTTGAGATGCACTACCGGCATCATCTTTTGCAGCTGGGCCGCTTAAAACAGGAATTAATTTCGGAAACGGCATAA
- a CDS encoding helix-turn-helix transcriptional regulator, translated as MNKTDRMLAIVLELQRGKMLRAEDLAATFETSVRTIYRDIQALSEAGVSVVGAPGQGYTLMDGYFLPPVSFTVEEAVTLLIGTDFIEQWFDPHYGSKSRTSRRKIEAILPEPVRSEAARIRKSFRLLATPEDAVRILERAYLETIRRAIVEERKISFRYAKRVAEADGNRRSMRTVAPYGLVLHQGAWVLTGWCELRQDIRHFRLSRMTELMELEEGFKPPAEFSLEAYQPPDERNILVRILVQPDMADKVKESNNYYLETVEDHPEGLLMTFRVRQPEELLQYVLSWGGGVVVLEPESFRQRMRNELENMLKRY; from the coding sequence ATGAACAAAACGGATCGTATGCTAGCCATAGTGCTTGAACTGCAGCGGGGTAAAATGTTACGGGCGGAGGATTTAGCCGCTACATTTGAAACCAGCGTAAGAACCATCTACAGGGACATTCAGGCACTGAGTGAAGCCGGCGTATCCGTGGTAGGGGCGCCCGGGCAGGGATACACCTTAATGGACGGGTATTTCCTCCCGCCGGTCAGTTTCACGGTGGAAGAAGCCGTGACCCTGCTTATCGGGACGGATTTCATTGAGCAGTGGTTTGATCCCCATTACGGGAGCAAGTCCCGGACTTCCAGGAGGAAGATTGAAGCCATCCTGCCGGAACCGGTCCGCAGTGAGGCCGCCCGGATCCGCAAAAGCTTCCGGCTGCTGGCAACTCCTGAGGATGCAGTGCGAATTCTAGAGAGGGCCTACTTAGAGACGATTCGCCGGGCGATTGTAGAGGAGCGGAAAATAAGCTTCCGCTATGCCAAAAGAGTCGCTGAAGCGGACGGGAACCGGCGAAGTATGCGTACAGTTGCTCCCTATGGACTGGTGCTTCACCAGGGGGCATGGGTACTGACGGGATGGTGTGAGCTGCGCCAGGACATCCGTCATTTCCGGTTATCCCGGATGACAGAGCTTATGGAACTGGAAGAAGGATTTAAGCCGCCGGCGGAGTTCAGTTTAGAGGCATACCAGCCTCCGGATGAACGCAATATTCTTGTCCGCATTCTGGTTCAGCCTGATATGGCTGATAAGGTGAAGGAATCGAATAACTATTATTTAGAAACCGTAGAGGATCATCCGGAAGGGCTGCTGATGACCTTTCGGGTCCGGCAGCCGGAGGAATTGCTGCAATATGTGCTCAGCTGGGGAGGCGGAGTAGTTGTACTGGAGCCGGAATCCTTCCGGCAGCGGATGAGAAATGAATTGGAGAATATGTTAAAACGCTACTGA
- a CDS encoding GNAT family N-acetyltransferase, which yields MKPLDYVNHIERMEIELTRLNASRSLVPVKRQLEVKTVGTVTLLRDSTDPASVYYNRIKGFGPQMLAELDELLSYYAGDAPCFDMSPDHMTEEVARALCKKGFFPAEQLVFMVINPPLDGLETPAFQFERVTEETAEEFIEWIGKSAGGMKITREMIARSKAYFYRADFMNYMLRLDGEPAAMGSLFLHGAEGYLANDYTFPAYRGKGCQSSLIKHRLAEAARLGLKAVYTDVEFGSASHANMERVGFRTAFLNTYWMAE from the coding sequence ATGAAACCTTTAGATTATGTGAATCATATTGAACGAATGGAAATAGAGCTTACCCGGTTGAATGCAAGCCGGTCGCTGGTTCCTGTGAAGAGACAGCTCGAAGTTAAGACGGTAGGCACCGTCACCTTGCTTCGGGATTCTACGGACCCGGCGTCGGTTTACTATAACCGAATCAAGGGGTTTGGGCCTCAGATGCTTGCAGAGCTGGATGAGCTGTTGAGTTATTATGCTGGCGATGCCCCTTGCTTTGATATGTCTCCTGACCATATGACAGAAGAAGTGGCGCGGGCGCTATGCAAGAAAGGTTTTTTTCCCGCTGAGCAGCTTGTTTTCATGGTTATCAATCCGCCGCTGGACGGGCTGGAGACTCCGGCATTTCAGTTTGAACGGGTGACGGAGGAGACTGCGGAGGAATTTATAGAATGGATCGGGAAGTCTGCGGGCGGGATGAAGATAACCAGGGAGATGATTGCAAGGTCCAAGGCGTATTTCTATAGGGCGGATTTCATGAATTATATGCTAAGACTAGATGGAGAACCTGCGGCTATGGGCTCCTTGTTTCTCCATGGGGCAGAGGGCTACCTGGCAAATGATTATACCTTCCCGGCCTACCGGGGCAAAGGGTGTCAGTCGTCCCTGATTAAGCACCGGCTTGCGGAGGCCGCCAGACTTGGGTTGAAGGCGGTTTATACAGATGTGGAGTTCGGCTCGGCCAGCCATGCGAATATGGAACGGGTAGGATTCAGGACTGCGTTTCTCAACACGTATTGGATGGCAGAATGA
- a CDS encoding S-layer homology domain-containing protein → MNTQSKRRLLSVAAGLVLLTNSVTVHPAAAASADSSIELPAAPKWGHFVDNYKNNTPVNMAVYSNPAIGILSGFLELWTPGTSWDNGTKLNSSILDANIQYVADLAATRTKAEEEMAYYDDRRNQTYGAADGLGSLSEVYRAKSGTYTTITSIPADATTVKYNDGNGANKGGNSDSELGKMVDLIGKIRGNYASTSQAKNFYNYMRPFRWKDPSIIVPTLVPAMSATPATDGGFPSGHTNASYLAALSLAYAVPERFQELLTRASEMGNSRIIAGMHSPFDVMGGRVTATALAAATLADPDNAELKQAAYDQAHKVLLTETGTAEDRFSDYEKNKAQFTQRLTYGFPQINSTTKPVVVPKGAEVLLETRLPYLSAEQRRAVLATTAIQSGYPLLDDPEGWGRLNLFAAADGYSAFNSNVTVTMDAAKGGFHAADHWRNDISGTGKLTKEGTGTLTLTGSNTYSGGTEVSAGTLKGDSATAFGSGDVLNTRGSVVENVYGKLTIGGGFTQSAEGTLELSLTGAGDVLDIKGAVNMNGKLKVHFANNYVPAGGLIPLITHGASQRNGEFTSVQIDGLPSTRSALIVYQNNQIGLIITDTTSSGNPNSGGTSNSPGGTTGGTTSAPANPVVPGVQPGTPAPVPADQVNPFQAGVVSRETVRKTVSDAIAATKNINKTFSDTTGHWGGSTIAAAVKLQIIDGYADGSFRPNAPVTRAEFTAMIARAFGLEAKPAGAEFRDASSNWAAGYIGALAEKGIVTGYADGSFKPGATISRAEMVTIIGRMLNLGVLPAGTPVSFTDVSSDYWAAAAIKQAASTNLIQGVAASSFAPRSNATRAEAVSLIIRALETDSSIKALIEDL, encoded by the coding sequence TTGAACACACAGTCTAAAAGAAGGTTGCTATCTGTTGCTGCGGGTCTGGTTCTCCTCACTAATTCTGTCACGGTACATCCTGCGGCTGCGGCTTCAGCAGATTCTTCGATCGAACTGCCGGCTGCTCCGAAATGGGGACATTTCGTAGACAACTACAAGAACAACACTCCGGTTAATATGGCGGTCTACTCCAACCCGGCCATCGGGATTCTCTCCGGATTCCTGGAGCTCTGGACACCCGGCACATCCTGGGATAACGGCACCAAGCTGAACAGCAGCATTCTGGATGCCAACATTCAATATGTAGCTGATCTTGCTGCCACCCGTACCAAGGCAGAGGAAGAGATGGCGTATTACGATGACCGCAGGAACCAGACTTATGGAGCTGCCGACGGCCTTGGTTCGCTATCTGAGGTATACCGTGCCAAATCAGGTACGTACACGACAATTACCAGCATCCCGGCAGACGCGACTACGGTGAAGTACAATGATGGCAACGGCGCTAATAAAGGTGGTAATTCAGATTCCGAACTGGGTAAAATGGTTGACCTGATCGGAAAGATCCGCGGCAACTATGCATCAACATCCCAGGCTAAAAATTTCTACAACTATATGCGTCCGTTCCGCTGGAAGGACCCTTCGATCATCGTGCCTACTCTGGTGCCGGCAATGAGCGCAACACCGGCTACAGATGGCGGCTTCCCGAGCGGTCATACCAACGCCTCCTATCTTGCCGCATTGTCACTTGCTTACGCGGTGCCCGAACGGTTCCAGGAGCTGCTGACCCGGGCTTCAGAGATGGGGAACAGCCGGATTATCGCGGGCATGCATTCTCCCTTCGATGTGATGGGAGGGCGCGTCACGGCGACAGCGCTGGCGGCGGCGACGCTGGCTGACCCGGATAATGCAGAGCTGAAGCAGGCTGCCTATGATCAGGCCCATAAAGTCCTGCTGACAGAGACCGGCACGGCGGAAGACCGGTTTAGTGATTATGAGAAGAACAAAGCACAGTTCACCCAGAGATTGACCTACGGCTTCCCGCAGATCAACTCCACGACCAAGCCTGTGGTTGTTCCTAAAGGGGCTGAAGTGTTACTGGAAACCCGCTTGCCTTATCTGAGTGCTGAGCAGCGTCGGGCGGTACTGGCCACAACAGCAATCCAGTCCGGTTATCCGCTGCTGGATGATCCGGAAGGCTGGGGAAGACTGAATCTCTTCGCCGCAGCTGACGGATATAGCGCTTTCAATAGCAATGTCACGGTAACCATGGATGCCGCCAAAGGCGGATTCCATGCAGCGGACCACTGGCGGAACGATATCTCGGGCACAGGTAAACTGACTAAGGAAGGTACCGGCACCTTGACGCTGACGGGCAGCAATACGTATTCCGGCGGTACTGAGGTGAGCGCCGGAACTCTTAAAGGCGATTCGGCAACGGCCTTCGGCAGCGGTGATGTGCTGAACACCCGCGGCTCTGTAGTGGAGAACGTCTACGGCAAGTTGACGATCGGAGGAGGCTTCACGCAATCTGCGGAGGGCACCCTCGAGCTGAGCCTTACCGGTGCGGGTGATGTACTCGACATCAAGGGAGCAGTGAATATGAACGGGAAGCTGAAGGTGCATTTTGCGAACAACTATGTACCTGCAGGTGGACTGATCCCGCTTATTACCCATGGCGCCAGTCAGCGAAACGGAGAGTTTACCTCCGTCCAGATTGACGGTCTGCCTAGCACGCGCAGTGCCCTGATTGTCTATCAGAACAATCAGATCGGGCTTATTATTACCGACACGACCAGCAGCGGCAACCCGAATTCGGGCGGCACAAGCAACTCCCCGGGCGGGACCACAGGCGGTACAACAAGCGCCCCTGCCAATCCTGTAGTACCAGGGGTACAACCGGGTACACCAGCACCGGTACCGGCGGATCAAGTGAATCCTTTCCAGGCGGGTGTAGTCAGCCGGGAAACGGTTCGCAAAACAGTAAGTGATGCCATTGCCGCAACGAAGAATATTAACAAAACCTTCAGCGACACCACAGGCCACTGGGGCGGCAGCACGATTGCGGCAGCTGTGAAGCTGCAGATTATCGACGGGTACGCAGACGGCTCCTTCCGTCCGAATGCTCCGGTCACCAGAGCCGAATTCACAGCCATGATCGCCCGTGCCTTCGGACTGGAGGCTAAACCGGCTGGAGCTGAGTTCCGGGATGCCAGCTCGAATTGGGCCGCCGGATATATCGGCGCTTTGGCGGAGAAGGGAATCGTAACCGGCTACGCGGACGGCAGCTTCAAACCGGGGGCTACCATCTCCCGTGCCGAAATGGTGACGATCATCGGCCGTATGCTGAATCTTGGAGTGCTTCCGGCAGGCACACCGGTGAGCTTCACGGATGTGAGCAGCGATTACTGGGCTGCCGCAGCCATTAAGCAGGCTGCCTCAACGAATCTGATTCAGGGGGTAGCGGCTTCATCCTTTGCACCACGAAGCAATGCCACCCGCGCCGAAGCTGTGTCCCTTATTATCCGCGCATTGGAGACTGACAGCTCCATTAAAGCGTTAATTGAAGATTTGTAA
- a CDS encoding helix-turn-helix domain-containing protein, with protein MKKWSSAFTSLAISYISIVLVIVLLLCSVFYIYFSSHYKEELRSRNQLILKNTAGTIEASVLQRVQQIYLEVSLKQTATLRLLAGASFQSNLSKVSSLQDMLQAEVASNSDIIQAVHLYSPGQQVMLSSLYGLKYNADQGTGAAFWMDWINGMGNNPLNSLWTETRWVPEDISSSVPGGSGSHLITYAHSYPFQSSGADSDLIIAIDVKESAIRAIMQNMMPPQYQSTFISGPSGSMMAGSDQAPMAQRAGYASSIAKAWTSPDEARSFSENINDTSYVISYQTLPSAGWKIFSAAPASLFYERWSVVQQLILGICLFTLVLGIGLSGILAKANYSPIKRLLGTIRDFTGPAPEQAMNEFKVIDSAFIRLNDKVSSLEDTLQASTPHIKQNLILNLLQNSTASEPMAIDPEFLGISLEHTHFCCLLLNTRGAYTHMSSTHIQTAMARITSQLEEIRFPGIRIIAEELPDKRIIGIVCAREASGDLVEQISQLMVSEGRQQFQMEVQLSQGRWVSAVADLHISYSEAQTLMKYAYFLPETVILNDRSLLERESSLDEIPQPALLKFKDKLQARKLDEIAAALEQLITPMREDRFPADYCHFILANTVFVYSDYLKSIRYKHPVHGHMDLYNEYIALSNILHFREWLLHSITAFIAETEKRNSDRALSTIEAAKQYIERHLSGDLSLDAVSSKVFISPKYLSKLFKEELGVTYTDYITGRRMEQAKRLLANNDMSIDQIAVTVGYGTTAYFIKRFKEMYGCTPGNYLRTVNEVQLLQAETSFG; from the coding sequence TTGAAAAAATGGAGTTCAGCATTCACCAGCCTGGCTATATCGTACATTTCTATTGTTCTTGTCATTGTTCTCTTGCTCTGTTCTGTTTTTTATATTTATTTCTCAAGTCACTATAAGGAAGAATTGAGAAGCCGGAATCAGCTGATCCTTAAAAATACCGCCGGAACCATTGAAGCTTCCGTGCTGCAAAGAGTCCAGCAGATCTATCTGGAGGTCTCCCTGAAGCAGACGGCAACGCTGCGTCTGCTCGCCGGTGCTTCTTTTCAATCGAATCTCAGTAAAGTAAGCAGCCTTCAGGATATGCTCCAGGCGGAGGTGGCCAGCAACTCGGACATCATACAGGCGGTGCATCTGTATTCCCCAGGGCAGCAGGTTATGCTCTCCTCGCTCTATGGGCTGAAATACAACGCTGATCAGGGGACCGGTGCAGCGTTTTGGATGGACTGGATTAACGGAATGGGCAATAACCCCCTCAACAGCCTGTGGACTGAAACACGCTGGGTGCCCGAAGATATCAGCTCCAGCGTACCGGGCGGCAGCGGCAGTCACCTGATCACCTATGCGCACAGTTATCCCTTTCAGTCCTCCGGCGCAGACAGTGATTTAATCATTGCAATAGACGTGAAAGAGAGCGCAATACGCGCCATAATGCAGAATATGATGCCCCCGCAATATCAGAGCACCTTTATTTCCGGCCCTTCCGGAAGCATGATGGCAGGTTCCGATCAGGCTCCGATGGCTCAGAGGGCCGGCTATGCTTCCAGCATTGCGAAGGCATGGACCTCTCCGGATGAAGCCAGGAGCTTTAGCGAGAACATTAACGATACCTCTTACGTGATTTCGTATCAGACGCTGCCATCGGCCGGCTGGAAAATATTCAGCGCCGCTCCGGCCAGCCTGTTCTATGAGAGATGGAGTGTTGTCCAGCAGCTCATCCTGGGAATTTGTCTGTTCACCCTTGTACTGGGCATCGGCCTGTCGGGAATTCTGGCAAAAGCAAACTATAGCCCGATCAAACGGCTGCTCGGTACAATCAGGGACTTCACCGGCCCTGCGCCTGAGCAGGCCATGAACGAGTTCAAAGTCATCGACTCCGCCTTCATCCGTCTAAATGATAAAGTCAGCAGTCTGGAAGATACCCTGCAGGCCAGCACCCCGCATATCAAACAGAATCTGATCCTGAACCTTCTGCAGAACAGTACTGCCAGTGAACCTATGGCGATAGATCCGGAGTTCCTGGGGATCTCACTGGAGCATACCCATTTCTGCTGTCTGCTCCTGAATACACGGGGGGCTTACACACACATGAGCTCCACTCATATTCAAACGGCAATGGCCCGGATAACCAGTCAACTGGAGGAAATCCGGTTTCCGGGAATCCGGATCATTGCCGAAGAGCTCCCGGACAAACGGATTATTGGAATTGTATGCGCACGTGAAGCATCCGGGGATCTTGTGGAGCAGATCTCGCAGCTTATGGTATCGGAGGGCAGGCAGCAGTTCCAGATGGAGGTGCAGCTCTCGCAGGGGCGCTGGGTAAGCGCAGTGGCTGATCTTCATATCAGCTATTCCGAGGCGCAGACGTTGATGAAATACGCCTATTTTCTACCCGAGACCGTTATTTTGAATGACCGGAGCCTCCTGGAGCGGGAGAGCAGTCTTGATGAAATTCCGCAGCCGGCCCTGCTGAAGTTCAAAGATAAGCTCCAGGCCCGCAAGCTTGACGAGATCGCTGCAGCTCTTGAGCAGTTGATTACTCCCATGCGCGAAGACCGCTTCCCTGCCGATTACTGCCACTTCATTCTGGCGAATACCGTGTTTGTCTACTCTGATTATTTGAAAAGCATCCGCTATAAGCATCCTGTTCACGGACACATGGATCTGTATAACGAATATATTGCCCTCTCCAATATCCTTCATTTCCGGGAGTGGCTCCTCCATTCGATTACGGCCTTCATCGCCGAGACCGAGAAGCGGAACAGCGACAGGGCACTGTCTACGATTGAAGCGGCCAAGCAATATATCGAGCGCCACCTGTCCGGGGATCTGTCTCTGGATGCTGTGTCCTCCAAGGTATTCATCAGCCCGAAGTATTTGAGTAAGCTTTTTAAGGAGGAGCTCGGCGTCACCTATACAGACTACATCACCGGCAGGCGTATGGAACAGGCCAAACGGCTTCTTGCAAATAACGATATGTCCATCGATCAAATTGCGGTTACGGTCGGCTATGGGACTACGGCTTATTTCATCAAGCGGTTTAAGGAGATGTATGGCTGTACGCCGGGGAATTACCTGCGTACCGTTAATGAGGTACAGCTGCTGCAAGCAGAGACTAGTTTTGGATAA
- a CDS encoding type 2 periplasmic-binding domain-containing protein codes for MIKNTFRRYAALMAMPLVLLVLSLSSGCTRLQDWRSAAQEPPDAPASAAPRYTISWTMHQNLPVPEDAEMVRYVEEKFKVNLDIWNLANNKYETLLNLKLVQGSVPDLFRVRQTQDLLNYQQQGLIAEIPREILNTYAPNIMRAIRKYAPAYQDFGVIDGKYYGIPVVNPTNIYRVPVVYRQDWLDKLGLQVPQTLSDFEKIIYAFANEDPDGNSIKDTYGLSLEGMNVVFGAFGQMVFTDQLYFGKKDEQLVIGALEPEMKEALHYLRKWYRDGVIDPEFITGENKGGYKHLSHAFINGRIGMTSMGNYYHWIQDGDYMTWSYDGQKKAQEVPVKATFNVKELTAKNPQARIVFGRPFSGPEGKRGSKAYDMLMSFTAVGANAASEPGKLAAILQILDYVSANPDPDTDAAMKYGVQGTHWAWAGSAKKEIVLLPPYDQTFSYQNTIGTNIGMTIPVMPADRREQWASSLGLDQDGIYNALEVATPALVRNGPELIQLRNEAYIAFITGERPIEEFGMFVKEFMAAGGTEVLQEANE; via the coding sequence ATGATAAAAAACACATTCCGGCGTTATGCCGCCTTAATGGCCATGCCTTTGGTTCTGCTTGTCCTCAGTTTAAGCAGCGGCTGCACCCGACTGCAGGACTGGCGGTCGGCTGCACAGGAGCCTCCGGACGCTCCAGCTTCGGCCGCCCCCAGGTACACGATCTCCTGGACGATGCATCAGAACCTGCCGGTGCCCGAAGATGCGGAGATGGTGAGGTACGTGGAGGAGAAATTCAAGGTAAATCTGGACATCTGGAATCTGGCGAACAATAAATACGAGACGCTCCTTAATTTGAAGCTGGTCCAGGGTTCCGTCCCGGATCTGTTCCGGGTCAGACAGACTCAGGATCTGCTGAACTATCAGCAGCAGGGCCTGATCGCCGAAATCCCCAGAGAGATCCTGAACACGTATGCGCCTAATATCATGAGAGCTATCCGGAAATATGCGCCTGCTTACCAGGACTTTGGCGTGATCGACGGTAAGTATTACGGCATCCCTGTCGTCAATCCTACTAATATCTACCGGGTTCCTGTAGTCTACCGGCAGGATTGGCTGGACAAGCTTGGCCTACAGGTGCCACAGACGCTGTCTGATTTCGAGAAGATCATCTACGCCTTCGCGAATGAAGACCCCGACGGCAACAGCATCAAGGATACCTACGGCTTGTCTCTGGAAGGAATGAATGTGGTCTTCGGCGCATTCGGACAGATGGTCTTTACCGATCAGCTCTACTTCGGGAAGAAGGATGAGCAGCTGGTCATTGGCGCTTTGGAGCCGGAAATGAAGGAAGCTCTGCACTATCTCCGCAAATGGTACCGGGACGGGGTGATTGATCCGGAGTTTATCACCGGGGAGAACAAGGGCGGCTACAAGCATCTGTCCCATGCCTTTATCAATGGCCGGATCGGCATGACCTCTATGGGCAATTACTATCACTGGATTCAGGATGGTGATTACATGACCTGGAGCTATGATGGCCAGAAGAAGGCCCAAGAGGTCCCGGTGAAGGCCACTTTTAATGTGAAGGAATTAACTGCCAAGAATCCGCAGGCCCGGATTGTCTTCGGCCGGCCCTTTAGCGGACCGGAGGGCAAACGCGGCTCCAAAGCCTACGACATGCTGATGAGCTTCACGGCGGTCGGCGCGAATGCCGCTAGCGAGCCGGGCAAGCTTGCGGCCATCCTGCAGATTCTGGACTACGTCAGCGCGAATCCCGACCCGGATACAGATGCCGCGATGAAATACGGGGTTCAGGGGACGCATTGGGCATGGGCAGGAAGCGCCAAGAAGGAGATCGTCCTGCTGCCTCCCTATGACCAGACCTTCAGTTATCAGAATACGATCGGCACGAATATAGGCATGACAATACCGGTCATGCCTGCAGACCGGAGAGAGCAGTGGGCTTCATCCCTGGGGCTGGATCAGGACGGAATCTACAACGCCCTGGAGGTTGCCACTCCTGCACTGGTCAGGAACGGTCCTGAGCTTATTCAGCTTAGAAACGAGGCCTATATCGCTTTTATCACGGGAGAACGGCCGATAGAGGAGTTTGGGATGTTCGTTAAGGAGTTCATGGCAGCGGGAGGAACAGAAGTACTGCAAGAGGCGAATGAATAG
- a CDS encoding IS110 family RNA-guided transposase: MQDAMKYVGLDVSKEKIAVAVADEGRESARYWGMVPHNEYQILKVLKKLGQPEELSICYEAGPTGYPLVRLLSAHGYHCIVIAPSLMPSRPGERVKTDRRDALRLAQLLRAGELTSVHVPTPEEEALRDLVRMREDIKEDRTRIRQRIGKFLLRHNLSPEESIRRWTRKYRLWLGRIQLKFAAQRLVLQEMLSQMDENEERLKRIEAAIHKEATSGYQAPLIQALQTLRGVAETTATGIVAEVCSFTRFGNAKAFMGYTGLVPREYSSGQTRWQGKITKSGNTHLRRLLVEAAWSYRYRPALQGEIKKRQQGQDPEIQSISWKAQHRLHRKYTTMLSKGKPSGKAIVAVARELSGFIWSVAREIEETRRQG; encoded by the coding sequence ATGCAGGATGCCATGAAATACGTAGGATTAGACGTATCAAAAGAAAAAATTGCTGTAGCCGTTGCTGACGAAGGCAGAGAAAGTGCCCGATATTGGGGGATGGTTCCTCACAATGAATATCAGATTCTAAAGGTACTTAAAAAATTGGGCCAACCTGAAGAACTAAGTATCTGTTATGAAGCTGGTCCAACGGGATATCCGCTAGTACGCTTGTTAAGCGCGCATGGATACCACTGCATTGTCATTGCGCCATCCCTTATGCCAAGCCGCCCTGGAGAACGGGTGAAGACAGATCGCCGAGATGCCTTGCGGTTAGCTCAGTTACTTCGGGCAGGTGAGTTAACAAGCGTACATGTGCCTACACCGGAAGAAGAGGCTCTCCGTGATTTGGTTCGGATGCGTGAAGACATCAAGGAAGATCGAACGCGTATCCGGCAGCGAATCGGGAAGTTTCTTCTTCGGCACAATCTTTCACCAGAGGAATCAATTCGGCGCTGGACAAGGAAGTATCGACTATGGCTGGGGCGTATTCAACTAAAGTTTGCCGCTCAGCGTCTGGTCCTGCAGGAAATGTTATCTCAGATGGATGAAAATGAAGAACGACTCAAACGGATTGAGGCAGCCATTCATAAAGAAGCTACGAGTGGTTACCAAGCTCCATTAATCCAAGCCCTTCAGACCTTGCGTGGAGTTGCGGAAACGACAGCCACAGGTATCGTAGCTGAGGTATGTTCATTCACTCGATTTGGAAATGCGAAGGCATTTATGGGCTACACGGGTTTAGTTCCACGAGAGTATTCAAGTGGTCAGACTCGATGGCAGGGAAAGATCACAAAATCCGGGAACACTCACCTTCGCCGCTTGTTGGTAGAAGCCGCTTGGAGCTATCGCTATAGACCAGCACTGCAGGGAGAGATAAAAAAGCGCCAGCAAGGCCAAGATCCTGAAATTCAGTCGATTTCTTGGAAGGCACAACATCGACTACATCGAAAATACACGACGATGCTATCCAAGGGGAAACCTAGTGGAAAAGCAATTGTAGCTGTAGCAAGGGAGTTAAGTGGGTTTATTTGGTCTGTTGCTCGAGAAATCGAAGAAACCAGAAGACAGGGATAA